One stretch of Actinacidiphila sp. DG2A-62 DNA includes these proteins:
- a CDS encoding ATP-dependent helicase, translated as MSDQSIPSSLAGFSPATRGWFTGAFREPTAAQAGAWSAIAEGSDVLVVAPTGSGKTLAAFLAALDRLAATPPPAEARRRCRVLYVSPLKALAVDVERNLRSPLAGLRQESVRLGLPEPEVRVGIRSGDTPPAERRALVARPPDILITTPESLFLMLTSAAREALSGVETVILDEVHAVAGTKRGAHLALSLERLDQLLDRPARRIGLSATVRPVDEIARYLSPQRRATIVQPPSEKDFDLSVVVPVEDLGELGGSPVTEAAEHTGPAAGPAERPSIWPHVEERIADLVQAHRSTIVFANSRRLAERLCNRLNELAHERAQGEALPDEQSPAQIMAQSGAARGAAPVLARAHHGSVSKEQRALVEEDLKAGRLPAVVATSSLELGIDMGAVDLVVQVESPPSVASGLQRVGRAGHQVGAVSTGVVFPKYRGDLVQSAVVTERMREGAIEALRVPANPLDVLAQQIVAMTAMDVWDVDELLAVVRRAAPFASLPQSAYTAVLDMLAGRYPSDAFAELRPRLVWDRVANTVTGRPGAQRLAVTSGGTIPDRGLFGVFLAGADPKKGGGRVGELDEEMVYESRVGDVFTLGTTSWRIEDITRDRVLVTPAPGAPGRLPFWKGDQLGRPLELGRAQGAWLREVGALAPEAARARLTAAGLDAWAADNVLAYLAEQRQACGHVPDDRTIVVERFRDELGDWRVIIHSPFGAQVHAPWALALGARLQEKYGLDAQAMHADDGIVLRLPDADLLGLDLLDSDPRLSGAEYDPEQSPVGAADVAFDKGEIEQLVTDQVGGSALFASRFRECAARALLLPRRSPGKRTPLWQQRQRASQLLQVASEFGSFPIVLEAVRECLQDVFDVPGLVELMGDIEARRVRLVEVTTQEASPFARSLLFGYVAQFLYEGDSPLAERRAAALSLDSRLLAELLGQAELRELLDAEVLAELDQELQWLTEDRRIGDAEGVADLLRVLGPLTAGELAERGGRPEWAGALEEARRAIRVRIAGAEHWAAVEDAGRLRDALGTALPVGVPVAFTEPVKDPLGDLLARYARTHGPFTTAEAAARFGLGAAVADGTLHRLAASGRVVQGEFRPEGAGQEWCDAAVLRRLRRRSLAALRQELEPVPPATLGVFLPQWQHVGTHSLRGMDGLARAVEQLQGAAVPASALEKLVLPSRVAGYTPAMLDELTASGEVVWAGAGALPGKDGWVSLYLADSAPLLMPPPQPLEQTPLHAAVLAALDGGYGLFFRQIADRVRAAGLEAADPQIADAVWDLAWSGRLTNDTLAPLRALLGSGRTAGSTAHRAPRAVPRGRYSSLAARAPRTGASRSGPPTTAGRWSLVPAAESDATLRAHALTHTLLDRHGVVTRGAVAAEGVAGGFSAAYRVLSAFEETGQARRGYVVEGLGAAQFAMDGAVDRLRALSTARERDEERHGGSRTVVLAAADPANPYGAALPWPEQPPGVTHKPGRKAGALVVLSDGELALYVERGGKTLLAWPLDEIRVQAAADALALAVREGALGRLTVERTNGESALTSPLGQALEAAGFHATPRGLRLRDGL; from the coding sequence ATGTCCGATCAGTCCATTCCCAGCAGCCTCGCCGGCTTCTCCCCGGCCACCCGCGGGTGGTTCACGGGGGCCTTCCGCGAGCCCACCGCAGCCCAGGCAGGGGCGTGGTCGGCCATCGCGGAGGGGTCGGACGTGCTGGTCGTCGCGCCCACCGGCTCGGGGAAGACGCTGGCCGCTTTCCTGGCCGCCCTGGACCGGCTGGCCGCCACCCCGCCGCCGGCCGAGGCGCGCCGCCGCTGCCGCGTGCTCTACGTGTCGCCGCTGAAGGCCCTGGCGGTGGACGTCGAGCGGAATCTGCGCAGCCCGCTCGCGGGTCTGCGTCAGGAATCGGTGCGGCTCGGACTGCCGGAGCCCGAGGTGCGGGTCGGCATCCGGTCCGGCGACACGCCGCCCGCCGAGCGCCGCGCGCTGGTCGCCCGGCCCCCGGACATCCTCATCACCACCCCCGAGTCGCTGTTCCTGATGCTGACCTCCGCGGCCCGCGAGGCGCTGAGCGGGGTGGAGACGGTGATCCTGGACGAGGTGCACGCGGTGGCCGGCACCAAGCGCGGCGCGCACCTGGCGCTCTCCCTGGAGCGGCTGGACCAGCTGCTGGACCGCCCGGCCCGCAGGATCGGCCTGTCGGCGACGGTCCGTCCGGTGGACGAGATCGCCCGCTATCTGTCCCCCCAGCGCCGGGCGACGATCGTCCAGCCGCCGTCCGAGAAGGACTTCGACCTCTCGGTGGTCGTCCCGGTCGAGGATCTCGGCGAACTGGGCGGCTCGCCGGTCACCGAGGCCGCCGAGCACACCGGGCCCGCGGCCGGTCCGGCGGAGCGCCCGTCCATCTGGCCGCACGTGGAGGAGCGGATCGCCGACCTGGTGCAGGCCCACCGGTCCACGATCGTCTTCGCCAACTCCCGGCGGCTGGCCGAGCGGCTGTGCAACAGGCTCAACGAACTGGCGCACGAGCGCGCGCAGGGCGAGGCGCTGCCCGACGAGCAGTCGCCCGCGCAGATCATGGCGCAGTCCGGCGCGGCCCGCGGCGCGGCTCCCGTGCTGGCCCGGGCGCACCACGGCTCGGTCTCCAAGGAGCAGCGCGCCCTGGTGGAGGAGGATCTGAAGGCGGGCAGGCTGCCGGCGGTCGTGGCCACCTCCAGCCTGGAGCTGGGCATCGACATGGGCGCCGTCGACCTGGTGGTCCAGGTGGAGTCGCCCCCGTCCGTCGCCTCGGGCCTGCAGCGGGTGGGCCGGGCCGGCCACCAGGTGGGCGCGGTGTCGACGGGGGTGGTCTTCCCCAAGTACCGCGGCGATCTGGTGCAGTCCGCGGTGGTCACCGAGCGGATGCGAGAGGGCGCCATCGAGGCGCTGCGGGTGCCGGCCAACCCGCTCGACGTGCTGGCCCAGCAGATCGTCGCGATGACCGCGATGGACGTCTGGGACGTGGACGAACTGCTCGCGGTGGTGCGCCGCGCCGCGCCCTTCGCGTCGCTGCCGCAGTCGGCGTACACGGCGGTGCTGGACATGCTGGCCGGGCGCTATCCCTCGGACGCCTTCGCGGAGCTGCGGCCCCGGCTGGTGTGGGACCGGGTGGCGAACACGGTGACGGGGCGACCTGGCGCCCAGCGCCTGGCCGTCACCTCGGGCGGCACCATCCCGGACCGCGGGCTGTTCGGGGTGTTCCTCGCCGGGGCCGACCCCAAGAAGGGCGGCGGCCGGGTCGGCGAGCTGGACGAGGAGATGGTCTACGAGTCGCGGGTCGGGGACGTCTTCACCCTCGGCACCACCTCGTGGCGGATCGAGGACATCACCCGGGACCGGGTGCTGGTCACACCCGCGCCCGGCGCGCCCGGCAGGCTGCCGTTCTGGAAGGGCGACCAATTGGGCCGCCCGCTGGAGCTGGGCCGGGCGCAGGGCGCGTGGCTGCGCGAGGTGGGCGCGCTGGCGCCCGAGGCCGCCCGCGCCCGCCTGACCGCGGCGGGCCTGGACGCCTGGGCCGCGGACAACGTGCTGGCGTATCTGGCCGAGCAGCGGCAGGCGTGCGGCCATGTGCCGGACGACCGCACCATCGTTGTGGAGCGGTTCAGGGACGAGCTGGGCGACTGGCGGGTGATCATCCACTCGCCGTTCGGCGCGCAGGTCCACGCCCCCTGGGCGCTGGCGCTCGGCGCCCGGCTCCAGGAGAAGTACGGCCTGGACGCCCAGGCGATGCACGCCGACGACGGAATCGTGCTGCGGCTGCCCGACGCCGATCTGCTGGGCCTCGACCTGTTGGACTCCGACCCCCGGCTCAGCGGCGCGGAGTACGACCCCGAGCAGTCGCCGGTGGGCGCGGCGGACGTCGCCTTCGACAAGGGCGAAATCGAGCAGCTGGTCACCGACCAGGTCGGCGGCTCGGCGCTGTTCGCCTCGCGGTTCCGCGAGTGCGCCGCCCGGGCGCTGCTGCTGCCGCGCCGCAGCCCCGGCAAGCGCACCCCGCTGTGGCAGCAGCGCCAGCGCGCCTCCCAGCTGCTCCAGGTGGCCTCGGAGTTCGGATCGTTCCCGATCGTGCTGGAGGCGGTCCGCGAATGTCTCCAGGACGTCTTCGACGTGCCCGGCCTGGTGGAGCTGATGGGCGACATCGAGGCCCGGCGGGTCCGCCTGGTCGAGGTCACCACACAGGAGGCGTCGCCGTTCGCCCGCTCGCTGCTGTTCGGGTACGTCGCGCAGTTCCTGTACGAGGGGGACTCGCCGCTGGCCGAGCGGCGCGCCGCCGCCCTGTCGCTGGACTCGCGGCTGCTGGCCGAGCTGCTCGGCCAGGCGGAGCTGCGGGAGCTGCTGGACGCCGAGGTGCTGGCCGAGCTGGACCAGGAGCTGCAGTGGCTGACCGAGGACCGCAGGATCGGGGACGCCGAGGGCGTCGCCGATCTGCTGCGGGTGCTCGGTCCGCTGACCGCCGGGGAGCTGGCCGAGCGCGGCGGCCGGCCGGAGTGGGCCGGGGCGCTGGAGGAGGCGCGCCGGGCGATCCGGGTGCGCATCGCGGGCGCGGAGCACTGGGCGGCGGTGGAGGACGCCGGCCGTCTCAGGGACGCGTTGGGCACGGCGCTGCCGGTGGGCGTGCCGGTGGCGTTCACCGAGCCGGTGAAGGACCCGCTGGGCGACCTGCTGGCCCGCTACGCCCGCACGCACGGCCCCTTCACCACCGCCGAGGCGGCGGCGCGGTTCGGGCTGGGGGCGGCGGTCGCCGACGGCACGCTGCACCGGTTGGCCGCCTCGGGTCGGGTGGTGCAGGGCGAGTTCCGGCCGGAGGGCGCGGGCCAGGAGTGGTGCGACGCCGCGGTGCTGCGCCGGCTGCGGCGGCGGTCGCTGGCCGCGCTGCGGCAGGAGCTGGAGCCGGTGCCGCCGGCCACGCTCGGGGTGTTCCTGCCGCAGTGGCAGCACGTCGGCACCCACAGCCTGCGCGGCATGGACGGCCTCGCGCGGGCCGTCGAGCAGTTGCAGGGCGCCGCGGTGCCGGCCTCCGCGTTGGAGAAGCTGGTGCTGCCGTCACGGGTGGCCGGATACACCCCGGCGATGCTGGACGAGCTGACCGCCTCCGGCGAGGTCGTGTGGGCCGGGGCGGGGGCGCTGCCGGGCAAGGACGGCTGGGTGTCGCTGTATCTCGCGGACAGCGCGCCGCTGCTGATGCCGCCCCCGCAGCCGCTGGAGCAGACGCCGCTGCACGCCGCGGTGCTGGCCGCGCTGGACGGCGGGTACGGACTGTTCTTCCGGCAGATCGCCGACCGAGTGCGGGCGGCGGGCCTGGAGGCCGCCGATCCGCAGATCGCGGACGCGGTGTGGGACCTGGCCTGGTCGGGCCGGCTGACCAACGACACCCTTGCGCCGCTGCGCGCGCTCCTCGGCTCCGGCCGCACCGCCGGTTCCACCGCGCACCGGGCGCCGCGTGCCGTGCCCCGCGGCCGGTACAGCTCGCTGGCCGCGCGGGCGCCGCGCACCGGTGCGTCGCGGTCCGGGCCGCCGACCACGGCGGGCCGGTGGTCGCTGGTTCCCGCGGCCGAGTCCGACGCGACGCTCCGGGCGCACGCTCTGACGCACACCCTGCTGGACCGGCACGGCGTGGTCACCCGGGGCGCGGTGGCGGCGGAGGGTGTGGCGGGCGGGTTCTCCGCCGCCTACCGGGTGCTGTCGGCCTTCGAGGAGACCGGGCAGGCCCGGCGGGGCTATGTGGTGGAGGGGCTGGGCGCGGCGCAGTTCGCCATGGACGGCGCGGTGGACCGGCTGCGCGCGCTGAGCACCGCCAGGGAGCGGGACGAGGAGCGCCACGGCGGTTCGCGCACAGTCGTGCTGGCCGCCGCCGACCCGGCCAACCCCTACGGCGCGGCGCTGCCCTGGCCCGAGCAGCCCCCGGGCGTCACCCACAAGCCGGGGCGCAAGGCCGGGGCCCTGGTCGTCCTCAGCGACGGCGAGCTGGCGCTCTACGTCGAGCGGGGCGGCAAGACGCTGCTGGCCTGGCCCCTGGACGAGATACGCGTGCAGGCCGCGGCGGACGCGCTGGCCCTGGCGGTTCGCGAGGGCGCCCTCGGCCGACTGACGGTGGAGCGCACCAACGGCGAGTCCGCGCTCACCTCTCCCCTCGGCCAGGCCCTGGAGGCCGCTGGCTTCCACGCCACCCCCCGCGGCCTCCGCCTACGCGACGGCCTCTGA
- a CDS encoding AzlC family ABC transporter permease: MTAPSVSQSSPVPQEQPSADRAAVVRDALGVGVAVGLSGFAFGVTSAGAGLSLAQTCALSLLVFTGASQFALVSALGAGGNPFAAAAGALFLGTRNAFYGLRLSQLLRLRPAVRPLAAQWVIDETSAVALAQPDRSRARLGFTVTGATLYALWNLTTLVGALGASALGDPDAWGLDAAGPAVFLALLAPMVKGRTERAVAGLAVVLALVCLPLLPAGVPVLVAALAAPAVLAAARPRTRAAR, from the coding sequence GTGACCGCACCTTCCGTATCCCAGAGCAGCCCGGTTCCCCAGGAGCAGCCGTCCGCCGACCGCGCGGCCGTCGTGCGCGACGCGCTCGGCGTGGGTGTCGCCGTGGGCCTGTCGGGCTTCGCCTTCGGCGTCACCTCCGCCGGCGCCGGGCTCTCCCTGGCGCAGACCTGCGCGCTGTCCCTGCTGGTCTTCACCGGCGCCTCGCAGTTCGCCCTGGTCAGCGCGCTCGGCGCGGGCGGCAACCCCTTCGCCGCCGCGGCCGGAGCGCTCTTCCTCGGCACCCGCAACGCCTTCTACGGGCTGCGCCTGTCGCAGCTTCTGAGACTGCGCCCGGCCGTGCGCCCGCTGGCCGCCCAGTGGGTCATCGACGAGACCTCCGCCGTCGCCCTCGCCCAGCCCGACCGCTCCCGCGCCCGCCTCGGCTTCACGGTCACCGGCGCCACCCTGTACGCGCTGTGGAACCTGACCACCCTGGTCGGCGCGCTCGGGGCGTCCGCGCTCGGCGACCCCGACGCCTGGGGCCTGGACGCGGCGGGCCCCGCCGTCTTCCTCGCGCTGCTCGCGCCGATGGTGAAGGGCCGCACCGAGCGGGCCGTCGCGGGACTCGCCGTGGTGCTCGCCCTGGTGTGCCTGCCGCTGCTGCCCGCCGGCGTCCCCGTGCTCGTGGCAGCGCTGGCCGCGCCCGCGGTGCTGGCCGCCGCACGCCCGCGGACCCGGGCGGCGAGATGA
- a CDS encoding FAD-dependent monooxygenase, with product MDPVIVAGAGPTGLALALGLGRRDVPVIVLDEAETPDSSVSEGMRRLRTAVLGPATAANLERLGYGRLRQDGMTWAGWRTLRRRTELLRIDFGADAGAGAAPGGAGGAGAGGTGAGAGSWTSEAPVHIAQHLLEQGLRAALLTCGSVRIVPGCKADTVEQDGRGVNVHTTGSHDTWWRGSFLVGCDGARSTVRKLLGVRFPGRTGVDRHAVAVLRTELPEPGVALLHRDPPGAPAGQEITARPLPGDLWRLDWLLPVQGGRLTSDALVDRVRSSLTAWCGHVPAYEVIGSADYPVHQRLARRWRAGRVFLAGDAAHLMGALGAQSVEEGLRDAENLAWKLGLAWHDGASRLLLDSYEAERRGAVGLRLRAADQALPLLRATGAWQTVRQSLSGSSRGQAEILTDSHLGRGSAAASAYLRSPLALPAPRGGGRTGASPLVADCDTPPGGLVSDVPVTALDGTVGRLRDRLGRGLVVVLIAPGTGVWDSRHWLTAGLMPRLASAVAALPTRAELLVAEGYPGATAHTVLLIRPDGRLVTAMVGCRPAELYSYADLARGGPPTPGAADEDLPPALGSTSGAPGAPGAPRGEAAGGGRAAGGKQNGRRVGGTTR from the coding sequence GGACGAGGCGGAGACGCCCGACAGTTCCGTTTCCGAGGGGATGCGGCGTCTGCGGACCGCGGTCCTCGGGCCCGCCACGGCCGCGAACCTGGAGCGGCTGGGCTACGGCCGGCTGCGCCAGGACGGTATGACCTGGGCGGGCTGGCGCACACTGCGCCGCCGCACCGAGCTGCTGCGGATCGACTTCGGCGCGGACGCGGGGGCGGGCGCGGCTCCCGGTGGCGCAGGCGGGGCCGGGGCCGGTGGGACGGGGGCGGGCGCCGGCTCCTGGACCTCGGAGGCCCCGGTCCACATCGCCCAGCACCTGCTGGAGCAGGGACTCCGCGCGGCGCTGCTGACCTGCGGCTCGGTGCGGATCGTGCCGGGCTGCAAAGCCGACACGGTCGAACAGGACGGCCGCGGTGTGAACGTGCACACCACCGGCTCCCACGACACCTGGTGGCGGGGCAGCTTCCTGGTGGGCTGCGACGGCGCCCGGTCCACGGTCCGCAAGCTGCTGGGCGTACGGTTCCCCGGGCGCACCGGGGTGGACCGGCACGCGGTCGCGGTGTTGCGCACCGAACTGCCGGAGCCCGGCGTGGCGCTGCTGCACCGCGACCCGCCCGGCGCCCCGGCCGGGCAGGAGATCACCGCCAGGCCGCTGCCGGGCGACCTGTGGCGGCTGGACTGGCTGCTGCCGGTCCAGGGCGGCCGGCTCACCTCCGACGCGCTGGTGGACCGGGTACGGTCCTCGCTGACCGCCTGGTGCGGGCATGTGCCCGCGTACGAGGTGATCGGCTCGGCCGACTACCCGGTGCATCAGCGGCTGGCACGCCGCTGGCGGGCCGGACGGGTCTTCCTGGCCGGCGACGCGGCGCACCTGATGGGGGCGCTGGGCGCGCAGAGCGTCGAGGAGGGACTGCGGGACGCCGAGAACCTCGCCTGGAAGCTCGGCCTGGCCTGGCACGACGGCGCGTCCCGGCTGCTGCTGGACAGTTACGAGGCCGAGCGCCGCGGCGCCGTCGGACTCCGGCTGCGCGCCGCCGACCAGGCGCTGCCGCTGCTGCGGGCGACCGGGGCCTGGCAGACCGTGCGGCAGAGCCTGTCGGGTTCCTCGCGCGGCCAGGCCGAGATCCTCACCGACAGCCATCTGGGGCGCGGCAGCGCCGCCGCCTCGGCCTACCTCCGCTCGCCGCTGGCGCTCCCCGCGCCCCGCGGCGGCGGCAGGACCGGCGCGTCCCCGCTGGTGGCCGACTGCGACACCCCGCCGGGCGGCCTGGTCAGCGATGTCCCGGTGACCGCGCTGGACGGCACCGTGGGGCGGCTGCGCGACCGACTGGGCCGGGGCCTGGTGGTGGTGCTGATCGCCCCGGGCACCGGTGTGTGGGACTCCCGGCACTGGCTGACCGCGGGGCTGATGCCGCGGCTGGCCTCCGCGGTGGCCGCGCTGCCGACCCGCGCCGAACTGCTCGTGGCGGAGGGCTATCCGGGCGCCACCGCGCACACCGTGCTGCTCATCCGGCCGGACGGCCGGCTGGTGACGGCGATGGTGGGCTGCCGCCCGGCCGAGCTGTACTCCTACGCCGACCTGGCGCGCGGCGGCCCGCCGACTCCGGGCGCAGCGGACGAGGACCTGCCGCCCGCGCTCGGGAGCACGTCTGGTGCGCCGGGCGCGCCTGGTGCGCCTCGCGGCGAGGCGGCCGGCGGGGGCCGGGCGGCCGGCGGCAAGCAGAACGGACGCCGGGTGGGCGGCACGACCCGCTAG
- a CDS encoding AI-2E family transporter, whose protein sequence is MAGSEETREPDGGPPHGEARATRARMPRWLPRAMLLALALVACYQFAHWVFSRLIGLLVNVLVSFFCAVAIEPAVDWMSRRGMRRGLATGVVLLVLFLASAGFVLALGSLLVDQISTIADNLPQYVHDVVVWINRTFGSHLDTGHLKDRVLHSDWVRTYLSNGASSVWGISATVLGTVFQIFTVLLFTYYMAADGPRLRRALCSLLPPARQAEVLRAWDIAVAKTGGYLYSRALMALISGVCHYVLLQVLDVPYAPALAVWVGVVSQFVPTVGTYLAGALPVLIAFTEDPWDALWVLCFVAVYQQFENYLLQPRITARTVDIHPAVAFGSVIAGTALLGAVGALIAIPATATLQGFFSAYVRRYEVDDPRL, encoded by the coding sequence GTGGCAGGAAGCGAGGAGACCCGCGAGCCGGACGGTGGCCCGCCGCACGGCGAGGCGCGGGCGACCCGCGCTCGGATGCCCCGGTGGCTGCCGCGCGCCATGCTCCTCGCGCTCGCGCTGGTCGCCTGCTACCAGTTCGCGCACTGGGTCTTCAGCCGCCTGATCGGCCTGCTCGTCAACGTCCTGGTCTCCTTCTTCTGCGCCGTGGCCATCGAACCCGCGGTCGACTGGATGTCCCGCAGGGGCATGCGCCGCGGCCTGGCCACCGGCGTGGTGCTGCTGGTGCTGTTCCTCGCCTCGGCCGGCTTCGTCCTGGCCCTCGGCTCGCTGCTGGTCGACCAGATCAGCACGATCGCCGACAACCTGCCGCAGTACGTGCACGACGTCGTGGTGTGGATCAACCGCACCTTCGGCAGCCACCTGGACACCGGCCACCTCAAGGACCGGGTGTTGCACTCCGACTGGGTGCGCACCTACCTGTCCAACGGCGCCAGCAGCGTGTGGGGGATCTCGGCCACGGTCCTCGGCACCGTCTTCCAGATCTTCACCGTGCTGCTCTTCACGTACTACATGGCCGCCGACGGTCCCCGGCTGCGGCGCGCCCTGTGCTCCCTGCTGCCGCCCGCCCGGCAGGCCGAGGTGCTGCGCGCCTGGGACATCGCCGTCGCGAAGACCGGCGGCTACCTCTACTCGCGCGCGCTGATGGCCCTGATCTCCGGCGTCTGCCACTACGTCCTGCTGCAGGTGCTCGACGTCCCCTACGCGCCCGCCCTGGCGGTCTGGGTCGGCGTGGTCTCCCAGTTCGTGCCCACCGTCGGCACGTACCTGGCGGGCGCGCTGCCCGTCCTCATCGCGTTCACCGAGGACCCGTGGGACGCGCTGTGGGTGCTGTGCTTCGTCGCGGTCTACCAGCAGTTCGAGAACTACCTGCTGCAGCCGCGGATCACCGCGCGGACCGTGGACATCCACCCCGCGGTGGCGTTCGGCTCGGTGATCGCGGGGACGGCGCTGCTGGGCGCGGTCGGCGCGCTCATCGCCATCCCGGCGACCGCCACCCTCCAGGGCTTCTTCTCGGCCTACGTGCGGCGCTACGAGGTCGACGACCCGCGGTTGTGA
- a CDS encoding AzlD domain-containing protein produces the protein MSAAADTWTAVAVTAAGCYAVKLTGLSVPAGLLQRPVVRRLAALVPIALLAALTALQTFGADDLRPVLDARSAGLAAAALALLLRAPFLVVVAAAVLVTAAVRAIAGG, from the coding sequence ATGAGCGCCGCGGCCGACACCTGGACCGCCGTCGCGGTCACCGCCGCGGGCTGCTACGCGGTGAAGCTGACCGGCCTGTCCGTCCCCGCGGGGCTGCTCCAGCGGCCGGTGGTCAGGCGGCTCGCCGCCCTGGTCCCGATCGCCCTGCTGGCGGCGCTGACCGCGCTGCAGACGTTCGGCGCCGACGACCTGCGCCCGGTCCTCGACGCACGCTCGGCCGGGCTCGCCGCCGCGGCCCTCGCCCTGCTGCTGCGCGCCCCCTTCCTCGTGGTGGTCGCGGCCGCGGTGCTCGTCACCGCCGCCGTGCGCGCGATCGCCGGGGGATGA
- the recA gene encoding recombinase RecA has product MAGNDREKALDAALAQIERQFGKGAVMRLGDRPNEPIEVIPTGSTALDVALGVGGLPRGRVVEVYGPESSGKTTLTLHAVANAQRAGGTVAFVDAEHALDPDYAKALGVDTDNLILSQPDTGEQALEIVDMLVRSGALDLIVIDSVAALVPRAEIEGEMGDSHVGLQARLMSQALRKITSALNQTKTTAIFINQLREKIGVMFGSPETTTGGRALKFYASVRIDIRRIETLKDGTDAVGNRTRVKVVKNKVAPPFKQAEFDILYGQGISREGGLIDMGVEHGFVRKSGAWYTYEGDQLGQGKENVRNFLKDNPDLADEIEKRIKEKLGVGVPKTEAPGAQPGTDAAGPAVDAPVAAKAEVPAPKKATKATAAKA; this is encoded by the coding sequence ATGGCAGGAAACGACCGCGAGAAGGCGCTCGACGCCGCGCTCGCACAGATTGAACGGCAGTTCGGCAAGGGCGCCGTCATGCGCCTCGGCGACCGGCCGAATGAGCCCATCGAGGTCATCCCCACCGGGTCCACCGCCCTGGACGTGGCGCTGGGCGTGGGCGGCCTGCCGCGCGGCCGCGTGGTGGAGGTGTACGGCCCGGAGTCCTCCGGCAAGACCACCCTCACGCTGCACGCGGTGGCCAACGCCCAGCGGGCCGGCGGCACGGTGGCGTTCGTGGACGCCGAGCACGCCCTCGACCCCGACTACGCCAAGGCCCTCGGCGTCGACACGGACAACCTGATCCTGTCGCAGCCGGACACCGGCGAACAGGCGCTGGAGATCGTGGACATGCTGGTCCGCTCCGGCGCGCTCGACCTGATCGTCATCGACTCCGTGGCAGCCCTCGTGCCGCGGGCCGAGATCGAGGGCGAGATGGGCGACTCGCACGTGGGCCTCCAGGCCCGCCTGATGAGCCAGGCGCTGCGCAAGATCACCAGCGCGCTCAACCAGACGAAGACCACGGCCATCTTCATCAACCAGCTCCGCGAGAAGATCGGTGTGATGTTCGGCTCGCCGGAGACCACCACCGGTGGCCGCGCGCTGAAGTTCTACGCCTCGGTCCGGATCGACATCCGCCGGATCGAGACGCTCAAGGACGGCACCGACGCGGTCGGCAACCGCACCCGCGTCAAGGTGGTCAAGAACAAGGTCGCGCCGCCCTTCAAGCAGGCCGAGTTCGACATCCTCTACGGCCAGGGCATCAGCCGCGAGGGCGGCCTGATCGACATGGGCGTCGAGCACGGTTTCGTCCGCAAGTCCGGCGCCTGGTACACCTACGAGGGCGACCAGCTCGGCCAGGGCAAGGAGAACGTCCGCAACTTCCTCAAGGACAATCCCGACCTGGCGGACGAGATCGAGAAGCGCATCAAGGAGAAGCTCGGCGTGGGCGTCCCCAAGACCGAGGCGCCCGGCGCCCAGCCGGGCACGGACGCGGCGGGCCCGGCGGTGGACGCCCCGGTCGCGGCCAAGGCCGAGGTCCCGGCCCCGAAGAAGGCGACCAAGGCCACCGCCGCCAAGGCCTGA
- a CDS encoding AraC family transcriptional regulator — protein MSDGERARHWEHPGLPGVDLLRARYIRHTFARHAHDGYVIAAVTGGVEGIGLPGGPERAGPGQVVLINPEVAHTAYAGAEGGWSYRVLYPSREVVASVAAETTALRGTPSFTAHVLDDPWAARMIADVHRAAEGDDPLAADTAMRLVVARLLAGHAAASPSAPAPAAPHGAGPAAAARARDLLAASLTRPPSLSRLAADTGTSHFALLRAFKRAYGLPPHAWLTGERVRVARRLLEAGLGPADTAAAVGFTDQSHLNRHFGRIVGVPPGAYQRERKNVQDRVRRDP, from the coding sequence ATGAGCGACGGCGAGCGGGCACGGCACTGGGAGCATCCCGGGCTGCCCGGCGTCGACCTGCTCAGGGCCCGCTACATCCGCCACACCTTCGCCCGCCACGCGCACGACGGCTATGTCATCGCCGCGGTCACCGGCGGCGTCGAGGGCATCGGGCTGCCCGGCGGACCCGAGCGGGCCGGCCCCGGCCAGGTCGTGCTGATCAATCCCGAGGTCGCGCACACCGCCTACGCGGGGGCCGAGGGCGGCTGGAGCTACCGCGTGCTCTACCCGTCGCGCGAGGTCGTCGCCTCCGTGGCCGCCGAGACCACCGCCCTGCGGGGCACGCCCAGCTTCACCGCGCACGTCCTGGACGACCCCTGGGCCGCGCGCATGATCGCCGACGTGCACCGCGCCGCCGAGGGTGACGACCCGCTGGCCGCCGACACCGCCATGCGGCTGGTGGTGGCCCGGCTGCTCGCCGGGCACGCCGCCGCCTCCCCCTCGGCCCCGGCGCCCGCCGCGCCGCACGGCGCCGGTCCGGCCGCCGCGGCCCGCGCCCGCGACCTGCTCGCCGCCTCGCTGACCCGGCCGCCGAGCCTGTCACGTCTGGCCGCCGACACCGGCACCAGCCACTTCGCACTGCTGCGCGCCTTCAAACGCGCCTACGGGCTGCCGCCGCACGCCTGGCTGACCGGCGAACGCGTGCGGGTCGCCCGCCGGCTCCTGGAGGCCGGCCTCGGCCCCGCCGACACCGCTGCCGCCGTCGGCTTCACCGACCAGTCCCACCTGAACCGCCACTTCGGCCGCATCGTCGGCGTCCCGCCGGGGGCGTACCAGCGTGAGCGCAAGAACGTCCAAGACCGCGTCCGCCGCGATCCGTAG
- a CDS encoding DUF3046 domain-containing protein yields the protein MRLTIFWERMRAQFGETYADSFARDHVMSELGGRTVMEALEAGWEAKDVWRAVCVAMDVPQARR from the coding sequence ATGCGGCTGACGATTTTCTGGGAACGGATGCGCGCGCAGTTCGGCGAGACCTATGCCGACTCCTTCGCCCGCGACCATGTGATGTCCGAACTGGGCGGCCGCACGGTGATGGAGGCGCTGGAGGCCGGCTGGGAGGCCAAGGACGTGTGGCGCGCGGTCTGCGTCGCGATGGACGTGCCCCAGGCCCGCCGCTGA